The following coding sequences lie in one Halorhabdus rudnickae genomic window:
- the rio1 gene encoding serine/threonine-protein kinase Rio1: MTEFGLIDDEGAEAPGDEFAEIEVEDTEADRIARRRDREFSEFRKRIKNTEQFKVEASVFDDATFAALYKLVQDGHIDAFGAPISTGKEANVYTALASEARSASARPSGDETEPRGDHEVAVKVYRINASDFKDMRGYLDGDPRFEGIGSDKKKVVTAWVRKEFANLKRAQQAGVRVPEPIAVERNVLVMEYIATDEEGRAKRLNEVHIENPQTAFEVLREYMRRLYAAGLVHGDLSEYNVVFHEGELVVIDLGQAVTIHSPNAEDFLRRDCENVANFFSRQGVEVTAEGLYEYVTSSDQQDDDPSTDPNVS; encoded by the coding sequence ATGACTGAGTTCGGCCTGATCGACGACGAGGGAGCCGAGGCTCCGGGCGACGAGTTCGCGGAGATCGAGGTTGAGGACACCGAGGCCGACCGGATCGCCCGCCGCCGGGACCGCGAGTTCAGTGAGTTCCGCAAGCGGATCAAAAACACCGAGCAGTTCAAAGTCGAGGCCTCTGTTTTCGACGACGCCACCTTCGCTGCGCTGTACAAACTCGTTCAGGACGGCCACATCGACGCCTTCGGCGCGCCGATCTCGACTGGCAAGGAGGCCAACGTCTATACCGCGCTGGCGAGCGAGGCGCGAAGCGCCTCGGCAAGGCCGAGCGGAGACGAGACGGAGCCGCGAGGCGATCACGAAGTTGCCGTCAAAGTCTACCGGATCAACGCCAGCGACTTCAAGGACATGCGGGGATACCTCGACGGTGACCCGCGCTTCGAGGGGATCGGCTCGGACAAAAAGAAGGTCGTCACTGCCTGGGTCCGCAAGGAGTTCGCCAATCTCAAACGAGCCCAGCAGGCGGGAGTCCGCGTCCCCGAGCCGATTGCGGTCGAGCGAAACGTCCTCGTGATGGAGTACATCGCCACCGACGAGGAGGGGCGGGCCAAGCGCCTCAATGAAGTACACATCGAGAACCCCCAGACGGCCTTCGAGGTATTGCGTGAGTACATGCGTCGGCTCTACGCCGCCGGCCTCGTACACGGCGATCTCTCTGAGTACAACGTCGTCTTTCACGAGGGAGAACTGGTCGTGATCGACCTCGGCCAAGCCGTGACGATTCACTCCCCGAACGCCGAGGACTTCCTCCGGCGGGACTGTGAGAACGTCGCGAACTTCTTCTCACGGCAGGGAGTCGAGGTGACGGCCGAGGGGTTGTACGAGTACGTCACCAGCAGCGACCAGCAGGACGACGATCCGTCGACGGACCCGAACGTTTCGTAG
- the eif1A gene encoding translation initiation factor eIF-1A, which produces MSDQGRTDLRMPDDDEVFAVVTNMLGANRIKVRCMDGVERTARIPGKMQKRIWIREDDVVLVEPWDWQDEKADVTWRYEKQEADQLREEGHIQEP; this is translated from the coding sequence ATGAGCGATCAGGGACGGACGGACCTCCGGATGCCTGACGACGACGAGGTGTTCGCCGTCGTCACCAACATGCTGGGGGCCAACCGCATCAAGGTACGGTGTATGGACGGCGTCGAGCGGACCGCGCGCATCCCGGGCAAGATGCAAAAGCGCATCTGGATCCGTGAGGACGATGTCGTCCTGGTCGAACCCTGGGACTGGCAGGACGAGAAAGCCGACGTTACCTGGCGCTACGAGAAACAGGAGGCCGATCAACTTCGTGAGGAGGGACACATCCAGGAACCGTGA
- a CDS encoding S8 family serine peptidase, protein MSYSDLPGEGSSRRSFLRAIGVLGSTALFGVAGADDGSAGGPSDDGELVVGIDSRVSVADAEPDIEKELPSGSEITRKNDPIGFMSVKLPDNQARTQASVSRALESRSDVAYVEPNATYKPLVQPDDLRFDQQYAPQQVNAPEAWETTFGSSDVTIAVVDQGADYEHPDLNDQFGSTVGRDFLNNDSDPMPDRPRQETHGTHVSGIASGTTNNGTGIAGMSNSTLLSCRCLSTEGGSLAAIADGIQWATDQGADLINMSLGGGGPTETLRTACQYALNNGALPVAAAGNNGSRGVSYPAGYDSVVAVSAVDSSENLARFSQYGPNIDVAAPGVQVYSTVPNGSYQNMSGTSMACPAAVGVAALGLAADPSLSAEELKQLLKQTARDIGLSDEQQGAGLVDAAALVDAAGDGGDDNTGPTASASASPTSAVVDESIEFDASGSSDPDGTISSYEWVFDNGASADGAAVTHSYGAAGEYTATVTVTDDDGASDTASVTVSVESDGGGGSCDAPAWDSRTTYTSGDRVTHNGSLWEAKWWNQNYEPGANQWGPWEKVKDCGDDGDDNDGGDDGDGNCDAPAWDYRIAYSEGDQVSYDGSLWEAKWWNQNYEPGASRWGPWKEVKSC, encoded by the coding sequence ATGTCATATAGTGACCTCCCTGGGGAGGGAAGTAGCCGACGGTCTTTCCTCCGTGCGATTGGGGTATTGGGAAGTACAGCACTATTCGGGGTGGCTGGAGCCGATGATGGCTCCGCTGGAGGTCCGTCTGACGACGGTGAACTCGTCGTCGGGATCGACTCGCGCGTCTCGGTCGCGGACGCGGAACCAGACATCGAGAAAGAACTCCCATCGGGATCGGAGATCACGCGGAAGAACGACCCGATCGGGTTCATGAGTGTCAAGTTGCCCGACAATCAGGCGCGAACGCAAGCGTCAGTCTCTCGGGCACTGGAATCACGCAGCGACGTAGCGTACGTCGAACCGAACGCGACCTACAAGCCGCTCGTCCAACCGGACGACCTGCGTTTCGACCAGCAGTATGCGCCACAGCAGGTCAACGCACCGGAAGCCTGGGAAACGACCTTCGGATCGTCGGATGTGACGATCGCGGTCGTCGACCAGGGTGCCGACTACGAACATCCGGATCTCAACGATCAGTTCGGCTCGACAGTGGGGCGGGACTTCCTCAACAACGATTCCGATCCGATGCCGGACCGTCCCCGTCAAGAAACACACGGGACCCACGTCTCGGGGATCGCATCCGGGACCACCAACAACGGGACGGGCATCGCCGGGATGTCCAACTCCACGCTGTTGAGTTGTCGCTGCCTTTCGACGGAAGGCGGGTCGCTAGCCGCGATCGCGGACGGTATCCAGTGGGCGACCGATCAGGGCGCTGACCTCATCAACATGTCTCTCGGTGGGGGCGGCCCGACCGAGACCCTTCGAACGGCCTGTCAGTACGCTCTGAATAACGGGGCCCTGCCAGTCGCCGCAGCCGGCAACAACGGGTCACGTGGCGTCTCCTATCCGGCCGGCTACGACTCTGTCGTGGCGGTTTCGGCAGTGGATTCCAGCGAGAACCTCGCCAGGTTTTCCCAGTACGGTCCGAACATCGATGTCGCAGCACCGGGTGTACAAGTCTACTCGACCGTGCCCAACGGGAGCTACCAGAACATGTCGGGCACGTCGATGGCCTGTCCCGCCGCGGTGGGTGTCGCCGCGCTCGGGCTGGCGGCTGATCCGTCCCTCTCTGCAGAGGAGCTCAAACAGCTCCTCAAACAGACGGCCAGAGATATCGGCCTGTCCGATGAACAGCAGGGTGCCGGACTCGTCGATGCGGCCGCACTCGTCGACGCTGCGGGCGATGGCGGCGACGACAACACGGGACCAACGGCATCGGCCAGCGCGTCCCCGACGAGTGCTGTGGTCGACGAATCGATCGAATTCGACGCCTCGGGATCATCCGATCCCGACGGCACGATTTCGTCTTACGAGTGGGTCTTCGATAATGGTGCCAGCGCCGACGGCGCGGCTGTCACTCACAGCTACGGTGCCGCTGGCGAATACACTGCCACGGTGACTGTCACCGACGACGACGGCGCAAGCGACACCGCATCCGTCACAGTCTCTGTCGAGAGCGACGGCGGTGGTGGTAGCTGTGATGCGCCGGCCTGGGACTCGAGAACGACATATACGAGCGGCGATCGGGTGACGCACAACGGCAGTCTCTGGGAGGCCAAGTGGTGGAATCAGAATTACGAGCCCGGAGCTAATCAGTGGGGTCCCTGGGAGAAAGTCAAGGACTGCGGCGATGACGGTGACGACAATGACGGCGGAGATGATGGCGATGGCAACTGTGATGCGCCGGCCTGGGATTACAGAATAGCCTACTCGGAGGGTGATCAGGTGAGCTACGACGGCAGTCTCTGGGAGGCCAAGTGGTGGAACCAGAATTACGAGCCCGGAGCCAGCCGGTGGGGTCCCTGGAAAGAGGTCAAGTCCTGCTGA
- a CDS encoding alpha/beta hydrolase, protein MSRDVTLEVGDRTYPGRVNTPEEPSDRGVLLVPGAGHGPFGDVFLRFSRTAATEGHHVARFEMWMSPSDLEEKSDADFRADLEAGVDFLHSQGCSTITVVAKSLGGRVALEHLPDGVDRLVLWAPAILAEDAENVPEDAWEHLPAVTPGEFDIDVPTRILQGDDDGIPVDSAKRIAEGLPQGEIVVLPDEDHSFLRDYERVIEETMAFLPE, encoded by the coding sequence ATGTCACGAGATGTGACACTCGAAGTCGGTGATCGGACGTATCCCGGACGGGTGAACACGCCTGAAGAGCCGTCAGACCGTGGGGTGTTGCTGGTCCCCGGTGCGGGACACGGACCGTTCGGCGACGTGTTTCTCCGCTTTTCCCGTACAGCGGCCACAGAGGGACACCACGTTGCTCGCTTTGAAATGTGGATGTCACCGAGTGACCTCGAAGAGAAATCTGACGCGGACTTCCGCGCTGACTTGGAAGCTGGAGTCGACTTCCTGCACTCGCAAGGATGCTCGACTATCACCGTGGTTGCCAAGAGCCTCGGGGGCCGGGTGGCCTTGGAGCACCTCCCGGACGGCGTGGATCGACTGGTGTTGTGGGCACCCGCGATCCTGGCCGAGGACGCCGAAAACGTCCCAGAAGACGCGTGGGAGCACCTTCCGGCTGTGACTCCTGGCGAGTTCGACATCGACGTTCCCACTCGAATACTCCAGGGTGACGACGACGGTATTCCTGTCGACAGCGCAAAGCGAATCGCCGAAGGGTTACCCCAGGGCGAGATCGTGGTTCTCCCCGACGAGGATCACTCGTTCCTGCGGGACTACGAACGAGTTATCGAGGAAACGATGGCGTTCTTGCCGGAGTAG
- a CDS encoding DUF460 domain-containing protein, producing MQRTAALDDVIFGVDVQSGDVRGDAPSYALVIFDGESLDRDVVSRRKLRRLIEDEEPAIVATDNMYELAADKDALVHFLRELPDGTRLVQVTGDEQPEPLSRVASRHGVPYGKDPMEEAEAAARLAAGNVGYEVAAFTDTTQVKVSRGRSTGGGGGWSEDRFTRRIHGSVKKRTREVQRELDDASLEYDRDVTEKYGGFSNAIFEVRAAPDAIPVSRERSGDTRIEIERERRDGIEFEPLAQRRDHVVVGVDPGTTTAIAVVGLDGEVLDVHSTRTADTAAVIEWIVERGRPIVVAADVTPMPETVEKLRRSFDAAGWTPDSDLPVDEKLHRTREEAYDNDHERDALAAALEAHDDHADQFERVAAKVPPREEVGAVLARVVAGEESVESVLTDLEEDGDEPTETTEHTPRELTAEEKRIKRLQDRVERLESHVEDLRATIDEKDETIEEYEDKLEKARSEQRAETRKRREVNRLERENDRLERELESERERVEDLEGKLERLKALWKLDHSNFADIEEKKEGLVPVKVVEKFTTAAIEDADDRFGLAEGDIVLFRDATGAGRSTAERLAELDPRLVLRTGGLTDVSDEVLFEEGVPVAPADSVTVQEVDELAVAREREVEAAIEEWREYRREREKARTEEMVDKLISEHRASGHGGSV from the coding sequence GTGCAACGGACGGCAGCCCTGGACGACGTGATCTTCGGCGTAGACGTCCAGAGTGGGGACGTACGCGGGGACGCGCCCTCCTACGCGCTGGTGATCTTCGACGGCGAATCTCTCGATCGGGACGTGGTGAGCCGCCGGAAACTCCGGCGGTTGATCGAAGACGAGGAGCCGGCGATCGTCGCCACCGACAACATGTACGAACTCGCCGCCGACAAGGACGCCCTCGTCCACTTTCTCCGGGAACTGCCCGATGGGACTCGGCTCGTCCAGGTGACCGGCGACGAACAGCCCGAGCCGCTCTCGCGTGTCGCCTCCCGCCACGGCGTGCCCTATGGCAAGGACCCGATGGAAGAGGCCGAAGCCGCCGCACGGCTGGCGGCGGGGAACGTCGGCTACGAGGTCGCGGCGTTCACCGACACGACCCAGGTCAAGGTCTCCCGTGGCCGATCGACGGGGGGTGGCGGCGGCTGGAGCGAGGACCGCTTCACCCGCCGGATCCACGGGTCGGTCAAAAAACGCACCCGTGAAGTCCAGCGCGAGTTGGATGACGCGAGTCTGGAGTACGACCGCGACGTGACCGAGAAGTACGGGGGCTTTTCGAACGCGATCTTCGAGGTGCGGGCCGCCCCGGATGCCATCCCCGTCTCCCGGGAACGCTCGGGCGATACGCGGATCGAGATCGAACGCGAGCGCCGGGACGGCATCGAGTTCGAGCCACTGGCCCAGCGGCGCGATCACGTCGTCGTGGGGGTCGATCCCGGGACGACCACTGCTATCGCCGTCGTCGGGCTGGACGGCGAGGTCCTCGATGTCCACTCCACCCGGACCGCAGACACCGCGGCAGTCATCGAGTGGATCGTCGAGCGTGGCCGGCCGATCGTCGTCGCCGCGGACGTCACGCCCATGCCAGAGACCGTCGAGAAGCTCCGCCGGAGTTTCGACGCGGCGGGCTGGACGCCCGACAGCGATCTCCCCGTCGACGAGAAACTCCATCGGACGCGTGAGGAAGCCTACGACAACGATCACGAACGCGACGCCTTAGCGGCCGCCCTCGAAGCCCACGACGATCATGCCGATCAGTTCGAACGCGTCGCCGCGAAGGTCCCACCACGCGAGGAAGTCGGGGCCGTCTTGGCGCGCGTGGTCGCCGGCGAGGAGTCAGTCGAGAGCGTCCTGACCGATCTCGAGGAGGACGGCGACGAGCCCACCGAGACCACAGAACATACGCCGCGGGAACTGACCGCCGAGGAGAAACGAATCAAGCGCCTCCAGGATCGCGTCGAGCGCTTGGAATCGCACGTCGAGGACCTCCGGGCGACGATCGACGAGAAAGACGAGACGATCGAAGAGTACGAGGACAAACTCGAAAAAGCCCGTAGCGAGCAGCGCGCGGAGACGCGCAAGCGACGGGAAGTGAACCGCCTCGAACGGGAGAACGACCGGCTCGAACGCGAACTCGAGAGCGAGCGCGAGCGAGTCGAGGACCTGGAGGGCAAACTCGAGCGCCTGAAGGCCCTCTGGAAGCTCGATCACTCGAACTTCGCCGACATCGAAGAGAAAAAAGAGGGACTGGTCCCCGTGAAGGTCGTCGAGAAGTTCACCACCGCGGCGATCGAAGACGCCGACGACCGTTTCGGGCTCGCGGAGGGCGATATTGTTCTCTTCCGGGACGCGACGGGTGCAGGCCGGTCGACGGCCGAGCGCCTCGCCGAGTTAGACCCCCGACTCGTCCTGCGGACCGGCGGCCTCACGGACGTCTCCGACGAGGTACTCTTCGAAGAGGGCGTACCGGTCGCGCCGGCCGACAGCGTCACCGTCCAAGAGGTTGACGAACTCGCCGTCGCCCGCGAGCGCGAGGTCGAGGCCGCGATCGAGGAGTGGCGCGAGTACCGCCGCGAGCGCGAGAAGGCTCGGACCGAAGAGATGGTCGACAAGTTGATCAGCGAACACCGGGCGTCGGGTCACGGCGGCAGCGTTTGA
- a CDS encoding type II toxin-antitoxin system PemK/MazF family toxin, whose amino-acid sequence MRFPDYGDLIHVDFTPSEDSKPGEFEDPHPAVVVQYTNPDDRAVVVAPVSSREKQSLSREVRLPGTIDGLDSDSVAILNLITAVSFEGRVRLDGDDSNSWHLGKVPPRKIEEIQAKLERLFRI is encoded by the coding sequence TTGAGATTCCCGGACTATGGGGACCTCATCCACGTTGATTTCACACCCTCTGAAGATTCTAAACCGGGTGAATTCGAGGATCCGCATCCCGCAGTTGTAGTTCAATATACCAACCCCGATGATAGAGCAGTGGTCGTTGCTCCCGTTTCATCCCGTGAGAAGCAAAGCCTCTCTCGTGAAGTTAGGCTGCCTGGAACGATCGACGGGTTAGACAGCGACTCAGTAGCTATCCTAAATCTAATAACTGCTGTATCATTCGAAGGGCGGGTGAGACTGGACGGTGACGATTCGAATTCATGGCATCTGGGAAAAGTTCCACCGCGGAAGATAGAAGAAATCCAAGCAAAACTCGAACGGCTGTTCCGAATCTAG
- a CDS encoding VOC family protein produces MDLAHVALWVSDLDRSLAFYNALGFERTWSFTADGVENVYVAADAGELQLRHDPDRTTPIAPSRADTDHVAFVVEDVDAVLERAREAGGSVVAEPHVVEAADAYAGFLEDPDGHTLEFLSPLDGES; encoded by the coding sequence ATGGACCTGGCACACGTCGCCCTCTGGGTGTCGGACCTCGATCGGTCACTCGCGTTCTACAACGCACTCGGTTTCGAACGGACGTGGTCGTTCACCGCCGACGGCGTCGAGAACGTTTACGTCGCTGCCGACGCGGGCGAACTCCAGTTACGGCACGATCCCGACCGGACGACGCCGATCGCCCCCTCGCGGGCCGATACGGACCACGTCGCCTTCGTCGTCGAGGACGTCGATGCAGTCCTCGAACGAGCCAGGGAGGCAGGGGGGTCAGTCGTCGCTGAGCCCCACGTCGTCGAGGCGGCCGATGCCTACGCCGGGTTCCTCGAAGATCCGGACGGGCACACCCTCGAGTTCCTCAGCCCGCTGGACGGAGAGTCGTGA
- a CDS encoding sensor histidine kinase, whose amino-acid sequence MAKQRADAAVARAVAGISSSSVRAICGGLVAATGLAGILVPVVRLFGVPGGISGPVIGALVPALFGLVVLASGLWLGSSSLEGAFAVAVVVWWFLGTAFGGFAALGLVGYQIAAGVNVADAAIVLCGMASIGGVGGLLVGRYDARSQRRREELERERERLADEREKLALLNRIVRHDIGNDLQIISGMSGHLENYVDTEGTEYLDRVQRTTEEAIQLTEQVRAFVASLGENDSSELRRISLQRMLETQIENTREVYREATVSLEGEIPDVAVHADELLSPVFHNLLSNAVEHNDRDHPLVEVAVERDDETVTISVADDGPGIPPTERERIQNIEDGPDARNGSGLGLYIVGMLVDRYDGTVSVDDREPRGTVVTVELPIADGE is encoded by the coding sequence ATGGCGAAACAGCGGGCCGACGCGGCCGTAGCACGAGCGGTCGCCGGCATCTCGTCGTCGAGCGTCCGGGCCATCTGTGGCGGCCTCGTTGCAGCGACCGGCCTGGCTGGCATCCTCGTCCCAGTGGTTCGACTGTTCGGTGTCCCTGGTGGGATCTCGGGACCCGTCATCGGGGCGTTGGTCCCGGCGCTGTTCGGGCTTGTCGTCCTCGCGAGTGGTCTCTGGCTCGGCAGTAGTTCCCTCGAGGGTGCGTTCGCCGTTGCCGTCGTCGTGTGGTGGTTCCTCGGGACGGCCTTCGGCGGCTTCGCGGCGCTGGGACTCGTCGGCTATCAGATCGCTGCCGGCGTCAACGTGGCCGACGCCGCGATCGTGCTCTGCGGGATGGCGTCGATCGGCGGCGTCGGCGGGCTTCTGGTCGGCCGCTACGACGCCCGGAGTCAGCGCCGTCGGGAGGAACTCGAACGCGAACGCGAGCGACTCGCCGACGAGCGCGAGAAACTCGCGTTGCTCAACCGGATCGTCCGTCACGACATCGGCAACGATCTCCAGATCATCAGCGGCATGAGCGGGCACCTCGAAAATTACGTCGACACGGAGGGAACAGAATATCTCGACCGCGTCCAGCGAACGACCGAAGAAGCGATCCAATTGACCGAACAGGTCCGGGCGTTCGTCGCGTCGCTGGGCGAGAACGACTCGTCCGAACTGCGTCGGATCTCGTTACAGCGAATGCTCGAAACCCAAATCGAGAACACGCGAGAGGTCTATCGTGAGGCAACGGTCTCCCTCGAAGGGGAAATCCCGGACGTGGCAGTTCATGCCGACGAGCTTCTCTCGCCAGTCTTTCACAATCTACTGTCGAACGCTGTCGAACACAATGATCGGGACCATCCGCTCGTCGAAGTGGCGGTCGAACGCGACGACGAGACGGTCACTATCTCGGTGGCCGACGACGGCCCCGGCATTCCACCGACGGAGCGCGAACGGATTCAGAACATTGAGGACGGTCCGGACGCGCGAAACGGTTCCGGCCTCGGGCTGTACATCGTGGGGATGCTCGTGGACCGGTACGACGGGACAGTCTCGGTCGACGATCGGGAGCCGCGGGGAACGGTCGTCACTGTCGAGTTGCCGATCGCAGACGGTGAATGA
- the rnz gene encoding ribonuclease Z, which yields MRVTFLGTSGAVPTTERNPSAVMVRRDGERLLFDCGEGTQRQMMRFGTGFDVAHIFVTHLHGDHVLGIPGLLQTMDFNDREAPLAIHAPHGTRSRLEDLIGATGDRPSFPLRITQNTPGDVVLAGEDYEVQAIETEHRTRSVGYVLEEDDRKGRFDRQKAEEELGIPPGPKYSKLHEGEPVEHDGRTVRPEEVVGPPRPGRTVVYSGDTRPTDAVRRASEGADLLIHEGTFAEDRAERAEQTGHSTTREAAELAAAAGAKRLALTHVSTRYAGQADRLQRQAREAFGDAAFVAADGQTIDVPYPDATT from the coding sequence ATGCGCGTGACGTTTCTCGGGACGAGCGGCGCGGTGCCGACGACCGAACGCAATCCATCGGCCGTGATGGTCCGGCGGGACGGCGAGCGGCTGCTCTTTGACTGTGGCGAGGGGACCCAGCGCCAGATGATGCGCTTTGGCACTGGCTTCGACGTGGCACACATCTTCGTGACGCACTTGCACGGCGATCACGTCCTGGGGATCCCCGGCCTCCTGCAGACGATGGACTTCAACGACCGCGAGGCCCCGCTGGCGATCCACGCTCCCCACGGGACGCGGTCGCGACTGGAAGACCTCATCGGTGCGACCGGCGACCGGCCGTCCTTTCCGTTACGGATCACACAGAACACCCCGGGCGACGTGGTGCTTGCGGGAGAGGACTACGAGGTCCAGGCGATCGAGACCGAACACCGGACGCGCTCGGTAGGGTACGTTCTCGAAGAGGACGACCGGAAGGGCCGTTTCGATCGGCAAAAGGCCGAAGAAGAACTGGGCATCCCGCCGGGACCCAAGTACTCGAAACTCCACGAGGGCGAACCTGTCGAGCACGACGGCCGGACGGTCAGGCCCGAGGAAGTGGTCGGTCCGCCACGCCCGGGGCGGACCGTCGTCTACAGCGGCGACACGCGACCCACCGATGCCGTGCGCCGGGCCAGCGAAGGCGCAGACCTGTTGATCCACGAGGGGACGTTCGCCGAGGACCGCGCCGAACGGGCCGAACAGACGGGCCACTCGACGACACGGGAGGCCGCCGAGCTGGCGGCGGCGGCGGGAGCGAAGCGACTCGCACTGACGCACGTCTCGACACGCTACGCCGGGCAAGCCGACAGACTACAGCGGCAGGCCCGTGAGGCGTTCGGCGACGCCGCGTTCGTCGCCGCCGACGGTCAGACAATCGACGTTCCGTACCCCGACGCTACCACGTGA
- a CDS encoding sensor histidine kinase encodes MRGESLNAFLVPDDHTREGTLLDRSATSCVVSPMDKRCRPGRTLRDVIGRHRGTDRVRFETDFPVVGDRRLFDALDALVENAVEHGSADADDDRVTVSVAAQVDAEEGVATITDGGPGIPEYARAAVFDDRPISQLSYNSGLGLWLAKWLVEGFGGRLGYERRGGQRSCLSGLCAVRDPS; translated from the coding sequence ATGCGCGGCGAGTCGCTCAACGCGTTCCTCGTTCCGGACGACCACACGAGGGAGGGGACGCTCCTCGACCGGTCAGCGACGTCATGCGTGGTCTCGCCGATGGACAAACGGTGTCGACCTGGCCGGACACTCCGGGACGTGATCGGTCGACATCGGGGCACTGACAGGGTGCGGTTCGAGACCGACTTCCCGGTGGTCGGCGACCGCCGGCTGTTCGACGCGCTGGACGCGCTCGTCGAGAACGCCGTCGAGCACGGCTCTGCGGACGCGGACGACGACCGCGTGACGGTGAGCGTCGCGGCACAGGTCGACGCCGAGGAGGGAGTGGCCACGATCACTGACGGCGGACCGGGCATCCCGGAGTACGCGCGCGCCGCGGTCTTCGACGACCGACCCATCTCACAGCTCTCGTACAACAGCGGACTGGGCCTATGGCTGGCGAAGTGGCTCGTCGAGGGGTTCGGGGGCCGACTCGGGTACGAACGCCGGGGCGGACAACGATCGTGTCTGTCAGGCCTCTGTGCGGTACGTGATCCATCCTGA
- a CDS encoding rubrerythrin-like domain-containing protein produces the protein MVRTDPYPRSTSRRFECRSCLTVVTAEERVSTCPECGGRMKNVSVPRE, from the coding sequence ATGGTCCGTACTGATCCGTACCCACGTTCGACGTCCCGGCGATTCGAGTGCCGGTCCTGCTTGACTGTCGTGACCGCCGAGGAACGCGTCAGCACCTGTCCGGAGTGTGGCGGCCGAATGAAGAACGTCTCCGTCCCACGCGAGTGA
- a CDS encoding potassium channel family protein translates to MAHLTGMKFVIVGFGRVGMRTARVLKEEGHDVTIVDSDAEKIERSREEGFQSVLGDCNDETILEAAGIAEADAVAGLTGDLNTNFAACMIGNEHGCRTVLRIDEDYREELYENYASEVDEVVYPERLGAAGAKTAMLGGDFDVLADLTENLTVTSIRIPEGSPVVGTRVVTLDLPGDAQVYAHGRDDDPMSIPLPRDTIAAGDRIAVTAPPEAIEDIRTSLMPEEPA, encoded by the coding sequence GTGGCACATCTCACAGGTATGAAGTTCGTCATCGTCGGGTTCGGCCGCGTCGGGATGCGGACCGCACGAGTTCTCAAGGAGGAGGGCCACGACGTCACGATCGTCGACAGCGACGCTGAGAAGATCGAGCGCTCCCGCGAGGAGGGGTTTCAGTCGGTGCTGGGGGACTGCAACGACGAGACGATACTCGAAGCGGCGGGCATCGCCGAGGCCGATGCCGTCGCCGGGCTGACCGGCGACCTCAACACTAACTTCGCGGCCTGCATGATCGGCAACGAACACGGTTGCCGGACGGTGTTGCGCATCGACGAGGACTACCGCGAGGAACTGTACGAGAACTACGCCAGCGAGGTCGACGAAGTGGTCTATCCCGAGCGACTGGGTGCTGCTGGGGCGAAAACGGCCATGCTCGGCGGCGACTTCGACGTCCTCGCGGACCTGACGGAGAACCTGACGGTCACCTCGATCCGGATCCCCGAGGGCTCGCCGGTAGTCGGAACGCGCGTCGTCACGTTGGACCTGCCGGGGGATGCGCAGGTGTACGCCCACGGCCGTGACGACGATCCGATGTCGATTCCACTGCCCCGCGATACGATCGCGGCGGGCGACCGGATCGCGGTCACCGCCCCGCCCGAAGCCATCGAGGACATCCGGACGAGTCTCATGCCCGAAGAACCTGCCTGA
- a CDS encoding DUF7384 family protein: MTTSEPTRVVADADVLAADLLVGGPAREALDHVRGHDWLMLVASDPLVADAEAVIGTLAETDLAAAWRARFEDERCRVEHPPGDHPALASAIAGDAGHVLTFDDRLTGPKAGVSLQQYAISVRTPAAFATVFDPAAVYEGFVGDRYPGPDADPRE; encoded by the coding sequence ATGACGACGAGTGAACCCACGCGAGTCGTCGCCGACGCCGACGTGCTGGCGGCGGACCTGTTGGTTGGTGGCCCGGCCCGGGAAGCACTCGACCATGTGCGGGGCCACGACTGGCTGATGCTTGTGGCCAGTGATCCGCTCGTCGCTGACGCGGAGGCCGTCATCGGGACGCTTGCCGAGACTGACCTCGCGGCGGCCTGGCGGGCGCGCTTCGAGGACGAACGGTGCCGGGTCGAACACCCTCCGGGCGACCATCCGGCACTTGCGTCCGCCATCGCCGGCGACGCGGGCCACGTCCTGACGTTCGACGACCGATTGACGGGTCCGAAAGCCGGTGTCTCTCTCCAGCAGTACGCGATCAGCGTGCGCACGCCGGCAGCGTTCGCGACCGTCTTCGATCCGGCCGCGGTCTACGAGGGGTTTGTCGGCGACAGGTATCCTGGCCCGGACGCCGATCCGCGAGAATAG